One part of the Brevundimonas sp. NIBR11 genome encodes these proteins:
- the hisF gene encoding imidazole glycerol phosphate synthase subunit HisF translates to MTARRIIPCLDVKDGRVVKGVQFEGHVDMGDASELAARYRDQGADELVFYDITASPEGRTLDYGWVRDIARLLDIPFCVAGGIRTVNQAATCLDNGADKVSINSPALERPELITEMAERLGSQCVVVGVDSRREDGDYVVHKYTGDPDARRLAGRRTMDWIVEAQERGAGEIVLNCIDQDGVRKGYDTAQLADARSRLTIPLVASGGAGSESHFLDVFDRANVSGALAASVFHSGQIAVPDLKAFLAGAGVEVRQ, encoded by the coding sequence GTGACCGCGCGGCGCATCATTCCGTGCCTCGACGTCAAGGATGGCCGGGTCGTGAAGGGCGTGCAGTTCGAGGGGCATGTCGACATGGGCGACGCCTCGGAGCTCGCTGCCCGCTACCGCGATCAGGGGGCAGACGAGCTGGTCTTCTACGACATCACGGCTAGCCCCGAGGGGCGGACGCTGGACTATGGCTGGGTGCGGGATATCGCGCGGCTGCTGGACATACCCTTCTGCGTGGCGGGCGGGATCCGGACGGTGAACCAGGCGGCGACCTGTCTCGACAACGGGGCGGACAAGGTCTCGATCAACTCCCCGGCCCTGGAGCGGCCCGAGTTGATCACCGAGATGGCCGAGCGGCTGGGGTCCCAGTGCGTGGTGGTCGGGGTCGATAGCCGGCGCGAGGACGGCGACTACGTCGTGCATAAATACACGGGCGATCCGGATGCGCGCCGTCTGGCCGGGCGGCGGACGATGGACTGGATCGTGGAGGCGCAGGAGCGCGGTGCCGGGGAGATCGTGCTGAACTGCATCGATCAGGACGGGGTCCGGAAGGGCTATGACACCGCTCAGCTGGCTGATGCACGGTCGCGGCTGACCATTCCGCTCGTGGCCTCGGGCGGGGCTGGGTCGGAGTCGCATTTTCTGGACGTTTTTGATCGGGCCAATGTGTCTGGAGCACTGGCGGCCAGCGTCTTCCACTCCGGCCAGATCGCAGTGCCGGACCTGAAGGCCTTCCTGGCCGGCGCGGGCGTGGAGGTGAGACAATGA
- the hisD gene encoding histidinol dehydrogenase, whose product MPPSVFKRIDWATLDAAGRREALARPKQRSEANVVDAVRAIFDDVEARGGAAVTEWAIKLDGFAPRRIAITEAVVAEARDALPPADTRALRVATENVRVFHQATVPEDSKSVETTPGVTSKIVWRPIGAAGLYVPGGTAPLFSSLLMLAIPAGVAGVETRVAVTPPSKDGSAHPAMILAAAEAGLDALWLIGGAQAIAAMTFGVTLEDGEIPACDKLFGPGNAYVAEAKRYASSLPGGPSADMPAGPSELLVIADRSADADLVAADLLSQAEHDADAQVVLVADRVATIDAVLEEVEEQVSTLPRQAIARTSLAEARAVLVSDLDEAVAVSNLYGPEHLALHVENAEALVPKIRAAGAVFVGRWAAETLGDYAAGPSHVLPTDGGARTLGGITTASFMTSMSVQTVTEAGAERLGPIAARLARLEGLEAHARAADLRSVP is encoded by the coding sequence GAGGCCCTGGCCCGGCCGAAGCAGCGATCGGAAGCGAACGTCGTGGACGCCGTGCGCGCCATCTTCGATGACGTGGAAGCGCGCGGCGGCGCGGCCGTGACGGAGTGGGCGATCAAGCTGGACGGCTTCGCGCCGCGCCGGATCGCTATCACTGAGGCGGTCGTGGCCGAGGCGCGCGACGCCCTGCCCCCCGCCGATACGCGGGCGCTGCGGGTCGCGACGGAGAACGTCCGGGTCTTCCATCAGGCGACGGTTCCGGAGGACTCGAAATCGGTCGAGACGACGCCGGGCGTGACGTCGAAGATCGTCTGGCGGCCCATCGGGGCGGCGGGTCTCTATGTGCCCGGCGGGACGGCGCCGCTCTTCTCTTCACTCCTTATGCTGGCTATTCCGGCGGGTGTCGCAGGGGTCGAGACGAGGGTCGCGGTGACGCCGCCGTCGAAGGACGGATCGGCTCATCCGGCCATGATCCTGGCGGCGGCCGAGGCGGGACTGGACGCGCTCTGGCTGATCGGCGGGGCGCAGGCGATCGCGGCGATGACGTTCGGCGTAACGCTGGAGGACGGCGAGATCCCCGCCTGTGACAAGCTGTTCGGACCGGGCAACGCCTATGTGGCCGAGGCCAAGCGATATGCGTCCTCCCTGCCCGGCGGGCCGAGCGCGGACATGCCGGCGGGGCCGTCGGAACTGCTGGTCATCGCCGACCGGAGCGCCGACGCGGACCTGGTGGCCGCCGACCTGTTGAGCCAAGCCGAGCACGACGCGGACGCCCAGGTGGTGCTGGTCGCTGACCGGGTCGCGACCATCGATGCGGTGTTGGAAGAGGTCGAGGAGCAGGTCTCCACCTTGCCTCGCCAAGCCATCGCGCGAACGTCGCTCGCCGAGGCGCGGGCGGTGCTGGTGTCCGATCTGGACGAGGCGGTCGCGGTGTCGAACCTCTATGGACCCGAGCACCTCGCGCTGCATGTCGAGAACGCGGAAGCGCTGGTGCCAAAAATCCGGGCGGCGGGGGCGGTGTTCGTCGGGCGATGGGCGGCCGAGACTCTCGGCGACTATGCAGCGGGTCCGAGCCACGTCCTGCCCACCGACGGCGGGGCGCGGACCTTGGGCGGGATCACCACCGCCAGCTTCATGACTTCAATGTCGGTGCAGACGGTGACCGAGGCCGGCGCCGAACGGTTGGGGCCTATCGCGGCGCGGCTGGCGCGACTGGAAGGGTTGGAGGCCCACGCGCGGGCAGCCGATCTAAGGAGCGTGCCGTGA
- the edd gene encoding phosphogluconate dehydratase, producing MPLHPTVAEVTQRIVERSRETRTDYLRRMDAARDAGIGRAKLSCANWAHAFAGQTIADKLKVMDGKTPNLGIVTAYNDMLSAHQPFERFPEVIRAATREVGATAQVAGGTPAMCDGVTQGRPGMELSLFSRDVIAMSVGVALTHDAFDAAMMLGVCDKIVPGLFMGALAFGHLPVVFAPAGPMPSGIPNAEKARVRADYAQGKVDRQTLLESEIGSYHSPGTCTFYGTANSNQMMMELGGLHMPSTAFVHPETGLRDALTAAAAKRAVELSRTGECRMADVIDEKSIVNMIVALLATGGSTNHAIHLVAMARAAGVLIDWTDMDQLSAVTPLLARVYPNGSADVNAFQAAGGVAFVARELAQAGHIHSDVTTIMGRGIEPYFKEPTMVDGELIWKDGVAESLDSDILRPASDPFDTEGGLRLVQGDLGRAVIKISAVKPQHRIVEAKARVFDAQEDVLDAFKKGELDEGCVIVLRFQGPKANGMPELHSLSPLMSVLQDRGVPIALVTDGRMSGASGKTPAAIHITPEALEGGPLAYVKDGDLIRLDAEAGVVAVDSDLTTRVRARPNSVQSWGYGRELFGAFRSVVSSAERGASVCFVAEPSEQQPEIRDVADPNVQNREIDA from the coding sequence ATGCCCCTTCACCCCACGGTCGCGGAAGTGACCCAACGCATCGTCGAACGGTCCAGAGAGACCCGCACCGACTATCTCCGTCGCATGGACGCGGCGCGGGATGCCGGGATCGGCCGGGCCAAACTGTCCTGCGCCAACTGGGCCCACGCCTTCGCCGGCCAGACCATCGCCGACAAGCTGAAGGTCATGGACGGCAAGACGCCGAACCTCGGCATCGTCACGGCCTACAACGACATGCTTTCGGCGCATCAACCGTTCGAACGCTTCCCGGAAGTCATCCGCGCCGCGACCCGCGAAGTGGGCGCGACAGCCCAGGTCGCCGGCGGCACGCCCGCCATGTGCGACGGGGTAACGCAAGGGCGGCCCGGCATGGAGCTGTCGCTGTTCAGCCGCGACGTCATCGCCATGTCGGTGGGTGTCGCCCTGACCCACGACGCCTTCGACGCGGCCATGATGCTGGGCGTCTGCGACAAGATCGTGCCCGGCCTGTTCATGGGGGCGCTGGCGTTCGGCCACCTGCCCGTCGTGTTCGCGCCCGCGGGTCCGATGCCGTCAGGCATTCCGAATGCGGAGAAAGCTCGCGTCCGGGCCGACTATGCGCAAGGCAAGGTCGATCGCCAGACCCTCCTGGAATCGGAGATCGGCTCGTACCATTCGCCGGGCACCTGCACCTTCTACGGCACAGCCAACTCCAACCAGATGATGATGGAGCTGGGCGGGCTGCACATGCCGTCGACCGCCTTCGTCCATCCGGAAACAGGTTTGCGTGACGCCCTGACGGCGGCGGCGGCCAAAAGGGCGGTCGAGCTGTCGCGGACGGGCGAATGCCGGATGGCCGATGTGATCGACGAGAAGTCGATCGTGAACATGATCGTGGCGCTCTTGGCCACCGGGGGCTCGACCAACCACGCCATCCATCTGGTCGCCATGGCGCGGGCGGCGGGGGTGCTGATCGACTGGACCGACATGGACCAGCTGTCGGCCGTGACGCCTCTGCTGGCGCGGGTCTATCCGAACGGATCGGCCGACGTGAACGCCTTCCAGGCGGCGGGCGGCGTGGCGTTCGTCGCGCGCGAACTGGCGCAGGCGGGACACATCCACTCCGACGTCACGACCATCATGGGCCGCGGCATCGAGCCCTATTTCAAGGAGCCGACGATGGTCGACGGCGAACTGATCTGGAAGGACGGGGTCGCCGAAAGCCTGGATAGCGACATTCTGAGGCCCGCATCTGACCCGTTCGATACGGAGGGCGGCCTGCGTCTGGTGCAGGGAGATCTCGGTCGGGCGGTCATCAAGATCTCGGCCGTGAAACCGCAGCACCGGATCGTCGAAGCCAAGGCCCGGGTGTTCGACGCCCAGGAGGACGTGCTGGACGCCTTCAAAAAGGGCGAACTGGACGAGGGCTGCGTCATCGTCTTGCGCTTCCAGGGGCCCAAGGCCAACGGCATGCCGGAGCTGCATTCCCTGTCGCCGCTGATGAGCGTTTTGCAGGATCGCGGCGTGCCGATCGCCCTGGTCACCGACGGACGGATGTCCGGCGCCTCCGGCAAGACCCCGGCGGCCATCCACATCACGCCCGAGGCGCTGGAAGGCGGACCCCTGGCCTATGTGAAGGATGGCGACTTGATCCGGCTGGACGCCGAGGCGGGCGTGGTGGCCGTGGACTCCGACCTGACGACGCGGGTTCGGGCGCGGCCGAACTCGGTGCAGAGCTGGGGCTATGGCCGCGAGCTGTTCGGAGCCTTCCGCTCGGTCGTGTCCTCGGCCGAACGCGGCGCCTCGGTCTGTTTCGTGGCCGAGCCGAGCGAACAACAACCAGAGATCCGGGATGTCGCGGATCCGAATGTCCAGAACCGGGAGATCGACGCGTGA
- the hisIE gene encoding bifunctional phosphoribosyl-AMP cyclohydrolase/phosphoribosyl-ATP diphosphatase HisIE, whose protein sequence is MSINPDTLDFAKGGGLIPAVVQDADTLQVLTLAYVDRAALEETIESREATFFSRSRGGRWRKGETSGNRLKVVGIAADCDGDALVLSVRPMGPACHLGTTSCFGDEDAPGLGRIARLERTIAERAAADPETSWTARLLAKGPKRVAQKVGEEGVETALAGAAGPDEEVASEAADLIYHLLVLLRARHLSFQDVLDVLATRERPAKQPR, encoded by the coding sequence ATGAGCATCAATCCGGACACTCTCGATTTCGCCAAGGGCGGCGGCCTGATCCCCGCCGTGGTGCAGGATGCCGACACGCTTCAGGTGCTGACGCTGGCCTATGTGGACCGGGCGGCGCTTGAGGAAACGATCGAGTCCCGTGAAGCGACCTTCTTCTCCCGCTCGCGCGGGGGACGGTGGCGAAAGGGCGAGACCTCGGGCAACAGGCTCAAGGTGGTCGGGATCGCGGCCGACTGCGACGGGGATGCCTTGGTGCTGTCGGTGCGGCCGATGGGACCGGCCTGTCACCTTGGGACCACCAGCTGTTTCGGCGATGAGGACGCGCCGGGTCTGGGTCGAATTGCGCGGCTGGAGCGGACCATCGCCGAACGGGCTGCGGCCGATCCGGAGACGAGCTGGACCGCCAGACTGCTGGCTAAGGGCCCGAAACGGGTGGCGCAGAAGGTCGGCGAGGAAGGCGTGGAGACCGCTCTGGCGGGCGCCGCGGGGCCTGACGAAGAAGTCGCATCCGAGGCGGCGGACCTGATCTATCACTTGCTCGTTCTGTTACGGGCGCGTCACTTGTCGTTTCAGGACGTTCTGGACGTGTTGGCCACGCGCGAGCGACCGGCCAAACAACCACGATAA
- the glk gene encoding glucokinase — translation MSDSKTLLVGDVGGTNARFAITTMTDGAITLDHHESFPAEQYPTFLKGVAAYVDGCEVKPTGGVIAVAGPVTDGAIDLTNSPWAVSEAELQTLGLNPVRLINDFEALAWGAPVVPSADLAHLGGPEAGDPHSAIAVLGPGTGFGVSALARDVHGVEVAMPSEGGHACFAPGDPIEDEILRILRKRYDRVSIERLICGPGLLNMHRALAEIDGRETRIDDPAQITEEALADPRSHCGATLARFCAILGAVAGDVALTMGSRGGIYIAGGIAPRILPFLKASPFRERFERKGRFQGYMADIPTWVITHKHAALLGAARVAFAEAG, via the coding sequence GTGAGTGACAGCAAGACGCTTCTGGTCGGCGACGTGGGCGGGACGAATGCCCGCTTCGCCATCACCACCATGACGGACGGCGCGATCACCCTCGATCACCACGAGAGTTTCCCGGCGGAGCAGTATCCGACCTTTCTGAAGGGGGTCGCGGCCTATGTGGACGGCTGCGAGGTCAAGCCGACCGGCGGGGTGATCGCCGTGGCCGGGCCGGTAACCGACGGGGCCATCGACCTGACGAACTCGCCGTGGGCGGTGTCGGAGGCGGAGTTGCAGACGCTGGGCCTCAACCCCGTGCGCCTCATCAACGATTTCGAGGCCCTGGCCTGGGGCGCGCCCGTGGTGCCGTCGGCCGATCTGGCTCATCTCGGCGGACCCGAGGCGGGTGACCCGCATTCGGCCATCGCGGTCCTCGGGCCCGGCACCGGCTTCGGCGTTTCGGCGCTGGCGCGGGACGTCCACGGCGTCGAGGTGGCCATGCCGTCCGAGGGCGGCCACGCCTGTTTCGCCCCTGGCGATCCGATCGAGGACGAAATCCTTCGTATCCTGCGCAAGCGCTATGATCGCGTTTCCATCGAGCGGCTGATTTGCGGCCCCGGGCTGCTGAACATGCACCGGGCTCTGGCGGAGATCGACGGGCGCGAAACCCGTATCGACGATCCAGCCCAGATCACGGAGGAGGCCCTGGCCGATCCGCGCAGCCATTGCGGCGCGACTCTGGCCCGGTTCTGCGCCATCCTCGGGGCGGTCGCGGGCGACGTCGCCCTGACCATGGGATCGCGAGGGGGAATCTACATCGCAGGCGGCATCGCGCCTCGCATCCTGCCCTTCCTCAAAGCCAGTCCCTTCCGCGAGCGGTTTGAACGAAAGGGCCGCTTCCAAGGCTATATGGCCGACATCCCGACTTGGGTGATCACCCACAAGCACGCCGCCCTTTTGGGCGCTGCGCGCGTGGCGTTCGCGGAGGCGGGGTAA
- the hisA gene encoding 1-(5-phosphoribosyl)-5-[(5-phosphoribosylamino)methylideneamino]imidazole-4-carboxamide isomerase, translating to MIVYPAIDLRNGVCVRLMHGRFNQVTEYDQVPAARLAAFAAEGATWVHVVDLDGAEAGRAMQHQLIGELAGSIDVKIQSGGGVRDVDDVEALLNAGVSRVVVGSLAVSNPVVVATWLERFSPDRLTLAFDVKVGEDGVPVPALKGWTEAAGVDLWAALDRYPAGTLKHVLITDVGRDGALTGPNLELLAEVLQRRPELKVQASGGVSSIEDILAAKAIGCDGAIVGRAIYEGRFTARQAIEAVEAVQ from the coding sequence ATGATCGTCTATCCCGCCATCGACCTGCGGAACGGCGTCTGCGTGCGGCTGATGCACGGGCGGTTCAATCAGGTGACCGAATACGATCAGGTCCCGGCGGCGCGGCTGGCGGCCTTCGCGGCGGAGGGTGCGACCTGGGTCCATGTCGTCGATCTGGACGGCGCGGAGGCCGGGCGCGCGATGCAGCACCAACTGATCGGCGAGCTGGCCGGCAGCATCGATGTAAAGATCCAGTCCGGCGGCGGCGTGCGCGACGTGGATGACGTCGAGGCCCTGTTGAACGCGGGTGTGTCGCGGGTGGTGGTCGGGTCGCTTGCGGTCAGCAATCCGGTCGTGGTCGCGACCTGGCTGGAGCGTTTCAGCCCGGATCGCCTCACCCTGGCGTTCGACGTGAAGGTCGGCGAGGACGGCGTGCCCGTGCCGGCGCTGAAGGGCTGGACCGAGGCGGCGGGCGTGGATCTGTGGGCCGCGTTGGATCGTTATCCGGCGGGCACGCTGAAGCATGTGCTGATCACCGATGTGGGTCGGGACGGAGCGTTGACGGGGCCGAACCTGGAACTGCTGGCCGAGGTGCTCCAGCGACGTCCGGAGCTGAAGGTGCAGGCGTCTGGAGGAGTCTCGTCGATCGAGGACATCCTGGCCGCCAAGGCCATCGGCTGTGACGGCGCCATCGTCGGACGAGCCATCTATGAGGGCCGGTTCACGGCTCGACAGGCCATAGAGGCGGTAGAGGCGGTTCAGTGA
- the hisB gene encoding imidazoleglycerol-phosphate dehydratase HisB has translation MTLPAPYSPLVTGGEGLEKYPGEPTALQARMAQVYGVAADQVLAVRGLTHGLELVWRMAARDGRSVEAPEAEPYAELGRIYRPGDGERAAVVIRALGSAEAVVEMAERVAPALLIVDEGLVEFSDAPSAATLVSQHANLVVLRSLSMAHGLAGARVGAALARAETLALLAEVVEPYALPAPLVRLAMQALDPSRMIETAERIAAVRRERERLVREIGRTMVVEKGAGPILMARPSDLEATLGELAKYGVAADRSGDRLRLPVSIKAEVNDRLLTALGLTPAKARSHRVGQAVRDTKETRIVCAVDLDATGPIRIETGVGFFDHMLEQVAAHGGFSLRLSCEGDLHTDPHHTIEDSAIALGLALKQALGERRGIARYGFVLAMDEAQANVAIDLSGRPYPLFEGTFATPFIGEYRTDLTAHVFRSLAEAMGAAVHISVTGDDDHHKTEAVYKGFGRALRQAIRIEGDVVPSTKGVL, from the coding sequence GTGACCCTGCCCGCCCCCTATTCACCTCTCGTCACCGGCGGCGAGGGCCTGGAGAAATATCCCGGCGAGCCGACGGCGCTGCAGGCGCGGATGGCGCAGGTCTATGGCGTCGCCGCCGATCAAGTGCTGGCGGTACGCGGCCTGACGCACGGGCTGGAACTGGTCTGGCGCATGGCGGCGAGGGATGGACGATCGGTCGAGGCGCCCGAAGCCGAGCCCTATGCCGAGCTGGGTCGCATCTATCGCCCCGGCGACGGCGAACGGGCGGCGGTGGTGATCCGCGCGCTGGGGTCTGCCGAGGCCGTGGTCGAGATGGCGGAACGCGTCGCGCCTGCTCTCCTGATTGTGGACGAAGGGCTGGTCGAGTTCTCAGACGCGCCGTCGGCGGCGACACTCGTTTCGCAGCACGCCAATCTGGTGGTTCTGCGGAGCCTGTCGATGGCCCATGGTTTGGCCGGCGCACGAGTCGGCGCGGCGCTGGCTCGGGCGGAGACGCTGGCGCTGCTCGCCGAGGTGGTCGAGCCCTATGCCTTGCCCGCCCCCCTGGTGCGGCTGGCGATGCAGGCGCTGGACCCGTCCCGGATGATCGAGACGGCGGAGCGGATTGCAGCCGTCCGACGCGAGCGCGAGCGGCTGGTGCGAGAAATCGGCCGGACCATGGTGGTCGAGAAAGGCGCGGGGCCGATCCTGATGGCGCGGCCTTCGGACTTGGAGGCGACACTGGGCGAACTGGCGAAGTACGGTGTGGCGGCAGACCGGTCGGGCGACCGGCTGAGGCTGCCGGTGTCGATCAAGGCCGAGGTCAACGACCGGCTGTTGACGGCGCTCGGCCTGACGCCGGCCAAGGCGCGGTCGCATCGGGTCGGGCAGGCCGTGCGCGACACCAAGGAGACGCGCATCGTCTGCGCCGTCGATCTGGACGCGACGGGACCGATCAGGATCGAGACCGGCGTCGGCTTCTTCGACCACATGCTGGAGCAGGTGGCCGCGCACGGAGGGTTCTCCCTGCGGCTGTCGTGCGAGGGCGACCTGCACACCGACCCTCACCACACCATCGAGGACTCGGCCATCGCACTGGGTCTGGCGCTGAAACAGGCGCTGGGCGAGCGACGCGGGATCGCGCGCTACGGCTTCGTCCTGGCCATGGACGAGGCGCAGGCGAACGTGGCCATCGACCTGTCGGGACGCCCCTATCCGCTGTTCGAGGGGACGTTCGCGACGCCTTTCATCGGCGAGTACCGCACTGACCTGACGGCGCATGTCTTCCGCTCGCTGGCCGAGGCGATGGGGGCGGCGGTGCACATCTCCGTCACCGGCGACGACGACCACCACAAGACCGAGGCCGTCTACAAGGGCTTCGGCCGAGCGCTGCGACAGGCGATCCGGATCGAGGGCGATGTGGTGCCCTCGACCAAGGGTGTGCTGTGA
- the zwf gene encoding glucose-6-phosphate dehydrogenase, translating to MTALVLFGGGGDLAMRMLLPSLYFLEHDGLLPDGLKIIGAARSDESREEYVGKVRAAVEGKAKADDAWDEASWTRLESRLDYLAVDATSTESLKPLRDKVGDGSVTSFLAVSPSLYAKIVTAMRAAGLAEPEDRVVLEKPVGRDLESFRAIDDAVADAFSEQQVFRIDHYLGKETVQNLIALRFGNVIFEPLWNNLSIDHVQITVGETVGVGDRWPYYDEYGALRDMLQNHMLQLLCLVAMEPPSDLDPDSVRNEKVKVLRSLRHVTDEDAERVTVRGQYVSGTVEGNRVPGYDEERGADSDTETFVAIRADIDNWRWAGVPFFMRTGKRLPEKRTEIVIQFKPVPHSIFGQDARDEESANRMIIELQPEEDISLTVMNKKPGLDQRMQLQPIKMSLSWGVGGKGDAPPRRRIAYERLLLDALNGDSTLFVRRDEAEKAWEWVDGVSQAWVDGKVKPQPYRAGTWGPDASDMLIARTGRDWNTQE from the coding sequence ATGACGGCTTTGGTGCTGTTCGGCGGCGGCGGCGATCTGGCGATGCGCATGCTGCTGCCCTCGCTCTATTTCCTCGAGCACGACGGCCTGCTGCCCGACGGCCTGAAGATCATCGGCGCCGCCCGCTCGGACGAAAGCCGCGAGGAATACGTCGGCAAGGTCCGCGCGGCCGTCGAGGGCAAGGCCAAGGCCGACGACGCCTGGGATGAGGCGAGCTGGACCCGGCTGGAAAGCCGCCTCGACTACCTCGCCGTCGACGCCACCTCGACCGAGAGCCTGAAACCGCTGAGGGACAAGGTCGGCGACGGGTCGGTGACTTCCTTCCTGGCCGTCTCCCCGTCCCTCTACGCGAAGATCGTCACGGCGATGCGCGCCGCCGGATTGGCCGAGCCGGAGGATCGGGTCGTGCTGGAGAAGCCGGTTGGGCGCGATCTCGAGAGCTTCCGCGCCATCGACGACGCGGTCGCCGATGCGTTCAGCGAACAGCAGGTCTTCCGCATCGACCACTACCTGGGCAAGGAGACCGTTCAGAACCTGATCGCCCTTCGCTTCGGCAACGTCATCTTCGAGCCTTTGTGGAACAACCTGTCGATCGACCACGTCCAGATCACGGTCGGCGAGACAGTCGGGGTCGGCGATCGCTGGCCCTACTATGATGAATACGGCGCGCTCAGGGACATGCTGCAGAACCACATGCTGCAGCTGTTGTGTCTGGTGGCGATGGAGCCGCCGAGTGACCTCGATCCTGACTCGGTGCGAAACGAGAAGGTGAAGGTGCTGCGCTCGTTGCGCCATGTCACCGACGAGGACGCGGAACGGGTCACGGTGCGCGGTCAGTATGTGTCGGGCACGGTCGAGGGCAATCGGGTGCCCGGGTACGACGAGGAGCGCGGGGCCGATAGCGACACCGAGACCTTCGTCGCCATCCGGGCGGACATCGACAACTGGCGCTGGGCCGGCGTGCCCTTCTTCATGCGGACCGGAAAGCGGCTGCCGGAGAAGCGGACCGAGATCGTCATCCAGTTCAAGCCGGTGCCGCATTCCATCTTCGGTCAGGACGCGCGCGACGAGGAAAGCGCCAACCGGATGATCATCGAGTTGCAGCCCGAGGAAGACATCTCCCTGACAGTGATGAACAAGAAGCCCGGGCTGGATCAGCGGATGCAACTTCAGCCGATCAAGATGAGCCTGTCCTGGGGGGTGGGCGGCAAGGGCGATGCGCCGCCGCGCCGCCGGATCGCCTATGAGCGGCTCCTGCTGGACGCGCTCAACGGCGACTCGACCCTGTTCGTGCGGCGCGACGAGGCCGAGAAGGCCTGGGAGTGGGTCGACGGGGTGTCCCAGGCCTGGGTCGACGGCAAGGTGAAGCCCCAGCCCTATCGTGCCGGGACCTGGGGTCCGGACGCCTCCGACATGCTGATCGCGCGCACGGGCCGGGACTGGAACACGCAGGAATGA
- the hisH gene encoding imidazole glycerol phosphate synthase subunit HisH codes for MTVVIVHLGAGNTASVQFALERLGADVVVTSEASVIADAERVVLPGVGAAGYAMEQMAALGLVKVIKAFERPLIGLCLGQQLLFAESEENGGATMLGFIPGRVTRMPVRDDLPVPHMGWSQLRSLADDPILDGVKEGDYAYFVHSFVCPDTASTIACADYGAEVPAMVRTGNRWGCQFHPERSAKAGARILQNFLELPA; via the coding sequence GTGACCGTCGTCATCGTCCACCTCGGCGCGGGGAATACCGCCTCGGTCCAGTTCGCGCTGGAGCGGTTGGGCGCCGACGTCGTCGTGACCTCGGAGGCGAGCGTGATCGCCGACGCGGAGCGAGTGGTGCTGCCGGGGGTGGGAGCCGCCGGCTATGCGATGGAGCAGATGGCGGCGCTGGGTCTGGTGAAGGTCATCAAAGCGTTCGAGCGTCCCCTGATCGGGCTGTGCCTCGGCCAACAGTTGCTGTTCGCCGAGAGCGAGGAGAACGGGGGCGCGACGATGCTGGGGTTCATTCCTGGCCGGGTGACCCGGATGCCTGTTCGTGACGATCTGCCGGTGCCGCACATGGGTTGGTCGCAGCTTCGGAGCCTGGCCGACGATCCGATCCTGGACGGAGTCAAAGAGGGCGACTACGCCTACTTCGTCCACTCATTTGTCTGCCCGGACACAGCGTCGACCATCGCCTGCGCGGACTATGGGGCCGAGGTGCCGGCCATGGTCCGGACGGGCAATCGCTGGGGCTGTCAATTCCACCCGGAGCGATCGGCGAAGGCGGGCGCGCGGATATTGCAGAACTTCCTGGAGTTGCCGGCATGA
- the pgl gene encoding 6-phosphogluconolactonase, with amino-acid sequence MTVEIETFPTVESWAQSIAGRIEETLGAAVIASGKAVFAGSGGSTPSPIYQRLAQAEIGWAKVAVTLVDERYVPETSPDSNATLIKQTLLQGPAAKASFIPLYHAEITVDRAAAVAAHALAEAGGRFDAVLLGMGEDGHICSMFPESPTLKTLLSPTLKPTVLGVPHGRDGMAPSLERISINLPYLMSAGRVILGLKGRAKLEVFQREALGDPAVQPISALIAAKVPLEVVWTEAE; translated from the coding sequence ATGACCGTCGAGATCGAAACCTTTCCCACCGTCGAGAGCTGGGCCCAATCCATCGCGGGGCGGATCGAAGAGACGCTGGGCGCGGCCGTCATCGCCAGCGGCAAGGCGGTGTTCGCAGGCTCCGGCGGATCGACGCCGTCGCCGATCTATCAACGGCTGGCGCAGGCCGAGATCGGCTGGGCCAAGGTCGCTGTCACCCTGGTGGACGAGCGCTATGTGCCGGAGACGAGCCCGGACTCGAACGCGACCTTGATCAAGCAGACCCTGCTACAGGGGCCGGCGGCAAAGGCTTCCTTCATTCCGCTGTACCACGCCGAGATCACGGTCGACCGGGCGGCGGCGGTGGCGGCCCACGCCCTGGCGGAAGCCGGCGGACGATTCGACGCGGTCCTGCTGGGCATGGGCGAGGACGGCCACATCTGTTCGATGTTCCCCGAAAGCCCGACGCTGAAGACCCTGTTGTCGCCGACATTGAAGCCCACGGTGCTGGGCGTGCCACATGGGCGTGACGGCATGGCGCCGAGCCTGGAGCGGATCTCGATCAACCTGCCGTACTTGATGTCCGCAGGGCGGGTGATCCTGGGCCTGAAGGGCCGGGCCAAGCTGGAGGTGTTCCAGCGTGAGGCGCTCGGCGATCCGGCCGTGCAACCGATCTCGGCCCTGATCGCTGCCAAGGTCCCGCTGGAAGTCGTCTGGACGGAGGCTGAGTGA